ATGAAGAAATGACGGATCTGCTCAAATTTCAGCATGCTTACACTGCTGCTTCACGTTTCATGACAACGATGGATCAAATGCTGGATCGTTTGATTAACAGCACGGGCAGAGTTGGACTTTAATAAATAAGGAGTAGATTTCATATGGCAATCCGTATTACCTCAACGATGATGTCCAACCAGAACTTGCGTAACCTGAATAACAACCTGAATACGATGAATAATCTAAGCAATCAATCGGCAACAGGAAAACGAATTAACAAAGCATCGGATGATCCGGTTGGTACCACATATGCACTACGTTATCGCGCTGAGCTAAACTCGAACAAACAATATCAAACCAACACGGATAATGCTGAGAGTTGGCTTAATTATTCCGATACAGTTATGGGTCAAGCCGGCGATATTATGACCCGTATCAAAGAATTGACCACACAGGCAAGTACAGGCACGACTGAAAAGGGCGGTCTGACTGCGGTTAGTGATGAGCTGAAAGAACTGAAAAAACAGCTGGTCGATATTGGTAACAGTCAGTTGACTGGTAAGTATATTTTTAATGGTCAGCAGTCTGAGGTTAAGCCGTATGAGCTGTCTGATTCTGTAACGAGCTATTCCAATGTCAAAACGGACACTGGCTCCATCACATATGGAATTAGTGAGCAAGTTTCACTGGGCGTGAGTACGAGTGGTAATGACTTCTTTGGTAGCACCAGCGAAACAGATAACGTGTTCTCGATTCTGGATCGTTTGACGACTGCTATGGATAGTGGAGATTCCACCACCGTTAGCAGCGAACTAGATAATATCCAGAGCAGAGCTACCAAAATGTCTGCTGCCCGTTCTGAAGTCGGTGCTAAAACCAACCGTGTAGAATTGGTGAAAAGCCGTTTGGAAGATCGTGAGTTGAATGTAACTACACTGCAATCCAATGTAGAAGATGCTGATATTTCCGATGTGTTGATCAAAACCACAACAGCACAGACCATTTATCAAGCAGCACTGCAAACTTCTGCGTCTGTTATGAAGATGTCTCTTGTTAATTTCTTGAGTTAAACTTACAATATAAACCATAAAGGTAAATTTAAAAGGCTATGGACTACCTCTGTCCGTAGCCTTTTCTTGAAAATAAGGAGGATTACGCATTTATGTCCAATTCATCCATTTCGCCCGATCATACAACGACACTGGAAGAGAGCAATTATCATTTTGCCAAGGGAATCCCTGGGTTTCCTGAACTCAATCAGTATACGGTGATACCACAATACGAATCGTTTAGTCTGCTGCAAGCGGCTGACAATCCTCGCATCAGCTTCATTATGGTCGATCCATTTGTATTCTTTCCACAAT
The sequence above is drawn from the Paenibacillus sp. JQZ6Y-1 genome and encodes:
- the flgL gene encoding flagellar hook-associated protein FlgL, with amino-acid sequence MAIRITSTMMSNQNLRNLNNNLNTMNNLSNQSATGKRINKASDDPVGTTYALRYRAELNSNKQYQTNTDNAESWLNYSDTVMGQAGDIMTRIKELTTQASTGTTEKGGLTAVSDELKELKKQLVDIGNSQLTGKYIFNGQQSEVKPYELSDSVTSYSNVKTDTGSITYGISEQVSLGVSTSGNDFFGSTSETDNVFSILDRLTTAMDSGDSTTVSSELDNIQSRATKMSAARSEVGAKTNRVELVKSRLEDRELNVTTLQSNVEDADISDVLIKTTTAQTIYQAALQTSASVMKMSLVNFLS